From the Falco biarmicus isolate bFalBia1 chromosome 19, bFalBia1.pri, whole genome shotgun sequence genome, one window contains:
- the LOC130141488 gene encoding SLAM family member 5-like isoform X1, whose amino-acid sequence MEGELARSKARLPSLLLALLGLGPGILAEVRFQADNEVLQMLAGNSSQSLLERCSELLFGQARAQPRQVNGVLGGSVVLSPALPPNKTVKEIEWSFSAGAGATIQVAELGPGGFERPDPRDRFKDRLEMFNQTALRIVALERGDSGVYGARIKLHPALVEDQFFNLSVYESVPSPRTRSQLLASTLEWCNLTLQCQGAGKGAVNVTWKKDNIIWDPTSDRHQLSPDGTTLRLALPPTAANVTYACTVSNPADQKVVLFDLQAICQSGGGQTSFSKSGYIVLTLILLAVSLGGAFWCWRMNSEKAADPAATPTVPAEESPSDPQYAEIVRRSPPEGNDQGLGHPENNQEQSPPQKAPVTTVYEQIRRAPEDTAEEAPAEPEHRDFPEGL is encoded by the exons ATGGAGGGGGAATTGGCCAGGAGCAAAGCCCGGCTGCCCTCGCTGCTCCTGGCACTGCTCGGCCTCGGCCCAG GCATCTTGGCCGAGGTGCGTTTTCAGGCGGACAATGAGGTTTTGCAGATGCTGGCTGGGAACTCCTCCCAGAGCCTGCTGGAGCGATGTTCTG AGCTCCTCTTCGGCCAAGCCAGGGCACAGCCCCGGCAGGTGAACGGCGTCCTGGGGGGGTCCGTGGTGCTGTCCCCGGCTCTGCCCCCCAACAAGACGGTGAAGGAGATCGAGTGGAGCTTTTCAGCCGGCGCTGGCGCCACCATTCAAGTGGCAGAGCTCGGCCCCGGGGGCTTCGAGCGCCCCGACCCCAGGGACCGCTTCAAGGACCGGCTGGAGATGTTCAACCAGACGGCGCTGAGGATCGTGGCCCTGGAGCGGGGCGACAGCGGGGTCTACGGGGCTCGGATCAAACTGCACCCGGCGCTGGTGGAGGATCAGTTCTTCAACCTCTCTGTCTACG AGTCGGTGCCGAGCCCCCGGACCCGGAGCCAGCTCCTGGCCAGCACCCTGGAGTGGTGCAACCTGACGCTGCAGTGCCAGGGTGCCGGCAAAGGCGCCGTCAACGTCACCTGGAAGAAGGACAACATCATCTGGGACCCCACCTCCGACCGCCACCAGCTCTCCCCCGATGGGACCACCCTCCGGCTGGCCCTGCCGCCCACCGCCGCCAACGTCACCTACGCCTGCACCGTCAGCAACCCCGCCGACCAGAAGGTCGTCCTCTTCGACCTGCAAGCCATCTGCCAAAGCGGAG GGGGACAGACGTCCTTCTCGAAGTCGGGGTACATCGTCCTGACCCTCATCCTGCTGGCAGTGAGCTTGGGGGGGGCCTTCTGGTGCTGGCGGATGAATAGCGAGAAGGCAGCAGACCCAG ctgccaccCCCACGGTGCCTGCCGAGGAGAGCCCCTCCGACCCCCAGTACGCCGAGATCGTGCGCCGGAGCCCCCCGGAAGGTAATGACCAG GGCCTGGGTCACCCCGAAAATAACCAGGAGCAGAGCCCCCCGCAGAAAGCACCGGTCACCACCGTCTACGAGCAGATCCGCCGGGCACCAGAGGACACAGCCGAGGAG GCACCCGCAGAGCCGGAGCATCGGGATTTCCCAGAAGGGCTGTAA
- the LOC130141488 gene encoding SLAM family member 5-like isoform X3 — protein sequence MEGELARSKARLPSLLLALLGLGPELLFGQARAQPRQVNGVLGGSVVLSPALPPNKTVKEIEWSFSAGAGATIQVAELGPGGFERPDPRDRFKDRLEMFNQTALRIVALERGDSGVYGARIKLHPALVEDQFFNLSVYESVPSPRTRSQLLASTLEWCNLTLQCQGAGKGAVNVTWKKDNIIWDPTSDRHQLSPDGTTLRLALPPTAANVTYACTVSNPADQKVVLFDLQAICQSGGGQTSFSKSGYIVLTLILLAVSLGGAFWCWRMNSEKAADPAATPTVPAEESPSDPQYAEIVRRSPPEGNDQGLGHPENNQEQSPPQKAPVTTVYEQIRRAPEDTAEEAPAEPEHRDFPEGL from the exons ATGGAGGGGGAATTGGCCAGGAGCAAAGCCCGGCTGCCCTCGCTGCTCCTGGCACTGCTCGGCCTCGGCCCAG AGCTCCTCTTCGGCCAAGCCAGGGCACAGCCCCGGCAGGTGAACGGCGTCCTGGGGGGGTCCGTGGTGCTGTCCCCGGCTCTGCCCCCCAACAAGACGGTGAAGGAGATCGAGTGGAGCTTTTCAGCCGGCGCTGGCGCCACCATTCAAGTGGCAGAGCTCGGCCCCGGGGGCTTCGAGCGCCCCGACCCCAGGGACCGCTTCAAGGACCGGCTGGAGATGTTCAACCAGACGGCGCTGAGGATCGTGGCCCTGGAGCGGGGCGACAGCGGGGTCTACGGGGCTCGGATCAAACTGCACCCGGCGCTGGTGGAGGATCAGTTCTTCAACCTCTCTGTCTACG AGTCGGTGCCGAGCCCCCGGACCCGGAGCCAGCTCCTGGCCAGCACCCTGGAGTGGTGCAACCTGACGCTGCAGTGCCAGGGTGCCGGCAAAGGCGCCGTCAACGTCACCTGGAAGAAGGACAACATCATCTGGGACCCCACCTCCGACCGCCACCAGCTCTCCCCCGATGGGACCACCCTCCGGCTGGCCCTGCCGCCCACCGCCGCCAACGTCACCTACGCCTGCACCGTCAGCAACCCCGCCGACCAGAAGGTCGTCCTCTTCGACCTGCAAGCCATCTGCCAAAGCGGAG GGGGACAGACGTCCTTCTCGAAGTCGGGGTACATCGTCCTGACCCTCATCCTGCTGGCAGTGAGCTTGGGGGGGGCCTTCTGGTGCTGGCGGATGAATAGCGAGAAGGCAGCAGACCCAG ctgccaccCCCACGGTGCCTGCCGAGGAGAGCCCCTCCGACCCCCAGTACGCCGAGATCGTGCGCCGGAGCCCCCCGGAAGGTAATGACCAG GGCCTGGGTCACCCCGAAAATAACCAGGAGCAGAGCCCCCCGCAGAAAGCACCGGTCACCACCGTCTACGAGCAGATCCGCCGGGCACCAGAGGACACAGCCGAGGAG GCACCCGCAGAGCCGGAGCATCGGGATTTCCCAGAAGGGCTGTAA
- the LOC130141488 gene encoding SLAM family member 5-like isoform X2: MEGELARSKARLPSLLLALLGLGPGILAEVRFQADNEVLQMLAGNSSQSLLERCSELLFGQARAQPRQVNGVLGGSVVLSPALPPNKTVKEIEWSFSAGAGATIQVAELGPGGFERPDPRDRFKDRLEMFNQTALRIVALERGDSGVYGARIKLHPALVEDQFFNLSVYESVPSPRTRSQLLASTLEWCNLTLQCQGAGKGAVNVTWKKDNIIWDPTSDRHQLSPDGTTLRLALPPTAANVTYACTVSNPADQKVVLFDLQAICQSGGGQTSFSKSGYIVLTLILLAVSLGGAFWCWRMNSEKAADPAATPTVPAEESPSDPQYAEIVRRSPPEGNDQGLGHPENNQEQSPPQKAPVTTVYEQIRRAPEDTAEEVT; this comes from the exons ATGGAGGGGGAATTGGCCAGGAGCAAAGCCCGGCTGCCCTCGCTGCTCCTGGCACTGCTCGGCCTCGGCCCAG GCATCTTGGCCGAGGTGCGTTTTCAGGCGGACAATGAGGTTTTGCAGATGCTGGCTGGGAACTCCTCCCAGAGCCTGCTGGAGCGATGTTCTG AGCTCCTCTTCGGCCAAGCCAGGGCACAGCCCCGGCAGGTGAACGGCGTCCTGGGGGGGTCCGTGGTGCTGTCCCCGGCTCTGCCCCCCAACAAGACGGTGAAGGAGATCGAGTGGAGCTTTTCAGCCGGCGCTGGCGCCACCATTCAAGTGGCAGAGCTCGGCCCCGGGGGCTTCGAGCGCCCCGACCCCAGGGACCGCTTCAAGGACCGGCTGGAGATGTTCAACCAGACGGCGCTGAGGATCGTGGCCCTGGAGCGGGGCGACAGCGGGGTCTACGGGGCTCGGATCAAACTGCACCCGGCGCTGGTGGAGGATCAGTTCTTCAACCTCTCTGTCTACG AGTCGGTGCCGAGCCCCCGGACCCGGAGCCAGCTCCTGGCCAGCACCCTGGAGTGGTGCAACCTGACGCTGCAGTGCCAGGGTGCCGGCAAAGGCGCCGTCAACGTCACCTGGAAGAAGGACAACATCATCTGGGACCCCACCTCCGACCGCCACCAGCTCTCCCCCGATGGGACCACCCTCCGGCTGGCCCTGCCGCCCACCGCCGCCAACGTCACCTACGCCTGCACCGTCAGCAACCCCGCCGACCAGAAGGTCGTCCTCTTCGACCTGCAAGCCATCTGCCAAAGCGGAG GGGGACAGACGTCCTTCTCGAAGTCGGGGTACATCGTCCTGACCCTCATCCTGCTGGCAGTGAGCTTGGGGGGGGCCTTCTGGTGCTGGCGGATGAATAGCGAGAAGGCAGCAGACCCAG ctgccaccCCCACGGTGCCTGCCGAGGAGAGCCCCTCCGACCCCCAGTACGCCGAGATCGTGCGCCGGAGCCCCCCGGAAGGTAATGACCAG GGCCTGGGTCACCCCGAAAATAACCAGGAGCAGAGCCCCCCGCAGAAAGCACCGGTCACCACCGTCTACGAGCAGATCCGCCGGGCACCAGAGGACACAGCCGAGGAGGTGACATAG
- the KIRREL1 gene encoding kin of IRRE-like protein 1 isoform X1, whose product MTEHRALPARPVVCVAPQALADPPPPSPAAQTRFVEEPEDQTVVAGQRIVLSCVVLNYSGIVQWTKDGLALGMGQGLKAWPRYRIIGTADSGQYNLEITDAELSDDAVYECQATEAALRSRRAKLTVLIPPEDPTIDGAPEILLRAGTPYNLTCRARSAKPAATIVWYRDGLQQDGAITSTEVLADGKRETTTSQLAINPTDLDIGRVFSCRSTNDAIPAGKETFVKLNVHHPPTVTLSIQPQTVQEGERVVFTCMATANPEIKGYRWAKGGVIIEDAKENKYDTQVDYTFFTEPVSCEVHNDIGSTNVSTLVDVHFAPRIVVDPKPTVTDIGSDVTLTCVWSGNPPLTLTWTKKESNMVLSNSNQLYLKSVTQADAGQYVCKAIVPRIGVGEREVTLFVNGPPIISSEAVQYAVRGDRGKVECFIGSTPPPDRIAWAWKENILEAGTLERYTVERTNTGSGVLSTLTINNVMDADFQTRYNCTAWNSFGPGTAIIQLEEKEVLPVGIIAGATIGASILVIGFLVVLACFLYRRRKGSRKDVTLRKLDIKVETVNREPLTLHADREEDTASVSTATRVMKAIYSSFKDDVDLKQDLRCDTIDTREEYELKDPTNGYYNVRAHEDRPSSRTVLYTDYRNPGPARYDTRPPSRLSHSSGYAQLNTYSRGPASDYNAEAAPGPGPPPGTAGGETASQLSYENYGGHTAFPASAGYATYRLGYGQPPGLDRAPYDAYDPMGKYASATRFSYTSQHSDYGQRFQQRMQTHV is encoded by the exons ATGACGGAGCACCGGGCGCTGCCGGCACGGCCAGTGGTGTGCGTGGCGCCCCAGGCCCTGGCTGATCcccctcctccatccccagcGGCACAGACACGGTTTGTGGAGGAGCCAGAGGACCAGACGGTGGTGGCCGGCCAGAGGATCGTCCTCTCCTGCGTGGTGCTCAATTACTCCGGGATTGTGCAATGGACCAAAGACGGCCTCGCCCTGGGCATGGGGCAGGGGCTCAAAG cctggcCACGCTACCGCATCATTGGCACGGCCGACTCGGGCCAGTACAACCTGGAGATCACCGACGCCGAGCTTTCCGATGACGCCGTGTACGAGTGCCAGGCCACCGAGGCCGCACTGCGGTCCCGGCGGGCCAAGCTCACCGTGCTGA TCCCCCCCGAGGACCCCACCATCGACGGAGCCCCCGAGATCCTGCTGCGTGCAGGGACACCATACAACCTGACGTGCCGGGCACGCAGCGCCAAGCCGGCAGCCACCATCGTCTGGTACCGGGATGGGCTCCAGCAGGATGGAGCCATCACCAGCACG GAGGTGTTGGCTGATGGCAAGCGGGAGACGACCACCAGCCAACTTGCCATCAACCCAACCGACCTGGACATCGGGCGGGTGTTCTCCTGCCGCAGCACCAACGATGCCATCCCGGCCGGCAAGGAGACCTTCGTCAAGCTGAATGTTCACC ATCCCCCGACTGTCACCCTGTCCATCCAGCCCCAGACGGTGCAAGAGGGCGAGAGGGTCGTGTTCACCTGTATGGCAACCGCCAACCCTGAGATCAAAGGCTACAG gTGGGCCAAGGGGGGGGTGATCATCGAGGACGCCAAGGAGAACAAGTACGACACGCAGGTGGATTACACCTTCTTCACGGAGCCCGTCTCCTGCGAGGTGCACAACGACATCGGCAGCACCAACGTCAGCACGCTGGTGGACGTGCACT TTGCCCCTCGCATCGTGGTGGACCCCAAACCCACTGTCACAGACATCGGCTCCGACGTGACGCTGACATGCGTGTGGTCCGGCAACCCGCCACTGACCCTCACCTGGACTAAAAAGGAATCCAACATG GTCCTGAGCAACAGCAACCAGCTGTACCTGAAGTCCGTCACGCAAGCCGACGCGGGGCAGTATGTCTGCAAAGCCATCGTCCCCCGCATCGGCGTGGGCGAGCGCGAGGTCACCCTCTTCGTCAACG GACCCCCCATCATCTCGAGCGAGGCTGTGCAGTACGCCGTGCGCGGCGACCGCGGCAAGGTGGAGTGTTTCATCGGCAGCACACCTCCCCCAGACCGCATC GCGTGGGCCTGGAAGGAGAACATTTTGGAGGCAGGGACGCTGGAGCGGTACACCGTGGAGCGGACTAACACGGGCAGCGGGGTCCTCTCCACCCTCACCATCAACAACGTCATGGACGCCGACTTCCAGACCCGTTACAACTGCACGGCCTGGAACAGCTTCGGGCCGGGGACCGCCATCATccagctggaggagaaag AGGTCTTGCCCGTGGGCATCATTGCCGGTGCCACCATCGGGGCCAGCATCCTCGTCATCGGCTTCCTCGTGGTGCTCGCCTGCTTCCTCTACCGGCGCCGGAAAGGAA GCCGCAAGGACGTCACCCTGCGCAAGCTGGACATCAAGGTGGAGACGGTGAACAGGGAGCCCCTGACGCTGCATGCGGACCGTGAAGAGGACACAGCCAGCGTGTCCACAGCCACCCGTGTCATGAAGGCCATCTACTCG TCGTTCAAGGACGACGTGGACTTGAAGCAGGACCTTCGCTGTGACACCATCGACACCCGCGAGGAGTACGAGCTCAAG GACCCCACCAACGGCTACTACAACGTCCGTGCCCACGAGGACCGCCCGTCCTCCCGCACCGTCCTCTACACTGACTACCGCAACCCCGGCCCAGCACGCTACGACACTCGCCCACCCTCCCGCCTCTCCCACTCCAGCGGCTACGCTCAGCTCAACACCTACAGCCGCGGCCCCGCGTCCGACTACAACGCCGAGGCGGCACCGGGTCCCGGACCCCCTCCCGGCACGGCGGGCGGCGAGACGGCAAGCCAGCTTTCCTATGAGAACTACGGGGGTCACACCGCCTTCCCGGCCAGTGCCGGTTATGCCACCTACCGCCTGGGGTACGGCCAGCCCCCCGGCCTGGACCGGGCACCCTACGATGCCTACGACCCCATGGGCAAGTACGCCAGCGCCACGCGCTTCTCCTACACCTCCCAGCACTCGGACTACGGGCAGCGCTTCCAGCAGCGGATGCAGACGCATGTctag
- the KIRREL1 gene encoding kin of IRRE-like protein 1 isoform X2, which translates to MRVLLLCLLTLADSHGQAAQTRFVEEPEDQTVVAGQRIVLSCVVLNYSGIVQWTKDGLALGMGQGLKAWPRYRIIGTADSGQYNLEITDAELSDDAVYECQATEAALRSRRAKLTVLIPPEDPTIDGAPEILLRAGTPYNLTCRARSAKPAATIVWYRDGLQQDGAITSTEVLADGKRETTTSQLAINPTDLDIGRVFSCRSTNDAIPAGKETFVKLNVHHPPTVTLSIQPQTVQEGERVVFTCMATANPEIKGYRWAKGGVIIEDAKENKYDTQVDYTFFTEPVSCEVHNDIGSTNVSTLVDVHFAPRIVVDPKPTVTDIGSDVTLTCVWSGNPPLTLTWTKKESNMVLSNSNQLYLKSVTQADAGQYVCKAIVPRIGVGEREVTLFVNGPPIISSEAVQYAVRGDRGKVECFIGSTPPPDRIAWAWKENILEAGTLERYTVERTNTGSGVLSTLTINNVMDADFQTRYNCTAWNSFGPGTAIIQLEEKEVLPVGIIAGATIGASILVIGFLVVLACFLYRRRKGSRKDVTLRKLDIKVETVNREPLTLHADREEDTASVSTATRVMKAIYSSFKDDVDLKQDLRCDTIDTREEYELKDPTNGYYNVRAHEDRPSSRTVLYTDYRNPGPARYDTRPPSRLSHSSGYAQLNTYSRGPASDYNAEAAPGPGPPPGTAGGETASQLSYENYGGHTAFPASAGYATYRLGYGQPPGLDRAPYDAYDPMGKYASATRFSYTSQHSDYGQRFQQRMQTHV; encoded by the exons cGGCACAGACACGGTTTGTGGAGGAGCCAGAGGACCAGACGGTGGTGGCCGGCCAGAGGATCGTCCTCTCCTGCGTGGTGCTCAATTACTCCGGGATTGTGCAATGGACCAAAGACGGCCTCGCCCTGGGCATGGGGCAGGGGCTCAAAG cctggcCACGCTACCGCATCATTGGCACGGCCGACTCGGGCCAGTACAACCTGGAGATCACCGACGCCGAGCTTTCCGATGACGCCGTGTACGAGTGCCAGGCCACCGAGGCCGCACTGCGGTCCCGGCGGGCCAAGCTCACCGTGCTGA TCCCCCCCGAGGACCCCACCATCGACGGAGCCCCCGAGATCCTGCTGCGTGCAGGGACACCATACAACCTGACGTGCCGGGCACGCAGCGCCAAGCCGGCAGCCACCATCGTCTGGTACCGGGATGGGCTCCAGCAGGATGGAGCCATCACCAGCACG GAGGTGTTGGCTGATGGCAAGCGGGAGACGACCACCAGCCAACTTGCCATCAACCCAACCGACCTGGACATCGGGCGGGTGTTCTCCTGCCGCAGCACCAACGATGCCATCCCGGCCGGCAAGGAGACCTTCGTCAAGCTGAATGTTCACC ATCCCCCGACTGTCACCCTGTCCATCCAGCCCCAGACGGTGCAAGAGGGCGAGAGGGTCGTGTTCACCTGTATGGCAACCGCCAACCCTGAGATCAAAGGCTACAG gTGGGCCAAGGGGGGGGTGATCATCGAGGACGCCAAGGAGAACAAGTACGACACGCAGGTGGATTACACCTTCTTCACGGAGCCCGTCTCCTGCGAGGTGCACAACGACATCGGCAGCACCAACGTCAGCACGCTGGTGGACGTGCACT TTGCCCCTCGCATCGTGGTGGACCCCAAACCCACTGTCACAGACATCGGCTCCGACGTGACGCTGACATGCGTGTGGTCCGGCAACCCGCCACTGACCCTCACCTGGACTAAAAAGGAATCCAACATG GTCCTGAGCAACAGCAACCAGCTGTACCTGAAGTCCGTCACGCAAGCCGACGCGGGGCAGTATGTCTGCAAAGCCATCGTCCCCCGCATCGGCGTGGGCGAGCGCGAGGTCACCCTCTTCGTCAACG GACCCCCCATCATCTCGAGCGAGGCTGTGCAGTACGCCGTGCGCGGCGACCGCGGCAAGGTGGAGTGTTTCATCGGCAGCACACCTCCCCCAGACCGCATC GCGTGGGCCTGGAAGGAGAACATTTTGGAGGCAGGGACGCTGGAGCGGTACACCGTGGAGCGGACTAACACGGGCAGCGGGGTCCTCTCCACCCTCACCATCAACAACGTCATGGACGCCGACTTCCAGACCCGTTACAACTGCACGGCCTGGAACAGCTTCGGGCCGGGGACCGCCATCATccagctggaggagaaag AGGTCTTGCCCGTGGGCATCATTGCCGGTGCCACCATCGGGGCCAGCATCCTCGTCATCGGCTTCCTCGTGGTGCTCGCCTGCTTCCTCTACCGGCGCCGGAAAGGAA GCCGCAAGGACGTCACCCTGCGCAAGCTGGACATCAAGGTGGAGACGGTGAACAGGGAGCCCCTGACGCTGCATGCGGACCGTGAAGAGGACACAGCCAGCGTGTCCACAGCCACCCGTGTCATGAAGGCCATCTACTCG TCGTTCAAGGACGACGTGGACTTGAAGCAGGACCTTCGCTGTGACACCATCGACACCCGCGAGGAGTACGAGCTCAAG GACCCCACCAACGGCTACTACAACGTCCGTGCCCACGAGGACCGCCCGTCCTCCCGCACCGTCCTCTACACTGACTACCGCAACCCCGGCCCAGCACGCTACGACACTCGCCCACCCTCCCGCCTCTCCCACTCCAGCGGCTACGCTCAGCTCAACACCTACAGCCGCGGCCCCGCGTCCGACTACAACGCCGAGGCGGCACCGGGTCCCGGACCCCCTCCCGGCACGGCGGGCGGCGAGACGGCAAGCCAGCTTTCCTATGAGAACTACGGGGGTCACACCGCCTTCCCGGCCAGTGCCGGTTATGCCACCTACCGCCTGGGGTACGGCCAGCCCCCCGGCCTGGACCGGGCACCCTACGATGCCTACGACCCCATGGGCAAGTACGCCAGCGCCACGCGCTTCTCCTACACCTCCCAGCACTCGGACTACGGGCAGCGCTTCCAGCAGCGGATGCAGACGCATGTctag